A single region of the Enterococcus mundtii genome encodes:
- a CDS encoding DUF4352 domain-containing protein, translating into MAKKVMGQDGKMYKVTKPFYKKVWFWVLAVIIIAIIGGSLGESNNKNGGEKISSQNQTETTKTTQSSSNAIEFYKIGDTVKVGDASYTLNSVELTDERNQFEDEQPANVVKINYTVKNESDSDIPVGADVEVYGSDDKKSESYANENTLGSVAPGKQMDVIAHFGLNQTGDIEIHFSPLVSFEKAAIFKATV; encoded by the coding sequence ATGGCAAAAAAAGTAATGGGACAAGATGGAAAGATGTATAAAGTAACTAAACCTTTCTATAAAAAAGTTTGGTTCTGGGTACTAGCAGTAATTATTATCGCAATTATTGGCGGTTCATTAGGTGAAAGTAATAATAAAAATGGTGGAGAAAAGATATCCTCACAAAATCAAACTGAAACAACTAAAACTACTCAATCATCGAGTAACGCTATTGAATTCTATAAAATTGGGGATACTGTTAAAGTCGGGGATGCTTCATACACTCTCAATAGTGTTGAACTAACTGACGAAAGAAATCAATTTGAAGATGAACAACCAGCAAACGTAGTCAAAATCAATTATACTGTAAAAAATGAAAGTGACTCAGACATTCCTGTAGGTGCCGATGTGGAAGTGTATGGATCGGACGATAAAAAATCTGAAAGCTATGCGAATGAAAATACCTTGGGGTCTGTTGCACCAGGAAAACAGATGGACGTTATAGCCCATTTTGGTTTAAATCAAACAGGTGATATTGAAATTCATTTTTCTCCTTTAGTATCATTTGAAAAAGCAGCAATATTCAAAGCAACAGTATAA
- a CDS encoding glucosamine-6-phosphate deaminase, producing the protein MDLVIAKDYETLSEVTAGIVLEKMLKKKRVNLSLTTGNSPKMAYEILVETLSKLQMDTSMIHYYNFDEVALKDKQYGLTMSGLKEALYDPIGVATENIHELTIDNYQDVDKRMAQAGGLDLVLMGLGEDGHFCGNMPGYTDFSKETYSIPVIPGDQMYESLKEHLGEEPGDYFVTFGPKTVMAAKQLVLIVNGEHKAEIIKQVIEGPVTEQIPASILMTHPDITVILDEAAAKLLK; encoded by the coding sequence ATGGATTTAGTGATTGCAAAAGATTATGAAACGCTTAGTGAAGTGACAGCGGGGATCGTCTTGGAAAAAATGTTGAAGAAAAAACGAGTGAATTTGTCTTTGACGACAGGAAATTCGCCTAAGATGGCGTACGAGATTTTAGTGGAGACGCTTAGTAAATTACAGATGGATACATCGATGATCCATTATTATAATTTTGATGAAGTGGCATTAAAGGACAAGCAGTATGGTCTGACTATGTCAGGACTGAAAGAAGCCCTTTATGATCCTATAGGGGTCGCTACTGAAAATATCCATGAACTGACTATTGATAATTATCAAGATGTGGATAAACGAATGGCGCAAGCGGGTGGATTGGATCTAGTCTTGATGGGGCTTGGTGAAGATGGTCATTTTTGTGGAAACATGCCTGGATATACGGATTTTAGTAAGGAGACTTATAGCATTCCAGTCATTCCAGGAGATCAGATGTATGAATCGTTAAAAGAACATCTGGGAGAAGAACCTGGTGATTACTTTGTGACATTTGGGCCAAAGACGGTCATGGCAGCGAAACAGTTAGTATTGATCGTTAACGGGGAGCATAAAGCAGAGATCATCAAACAAGTGATCGAAGGACCAGTAACAGAGCAGATTCCTGCATCGATCTTGATGACTCATCCCGATATCACAGTGATTTTAGATGAAGCAGCTGCAAAATTATTAAAATAA
- a CDS encoding bifunctional 3,4-dihydroxy-2-butanone-4-phosphate synthase/GTP cyclohydrolase II: protein MSNITEAIKTLKKGGLIIVADDEDRESEGDLVGLAEYVTPEAVNFMIKFGRGLICAPISKKIAQHLSLEEMTTHNTDAFGTAFTISVDHKHTKTGISAFDRATSIKALADPHSKSSDFLRPGHIFPLISVDGGTLIRRGHTEAAIDLAKLANSMEAAYICEILKEDGTMARMKDLTRLSKEWQLPLITIEELVNFLEESSHITVNLPTDYGDFKLTIYEDGEKLEHLLLTKGDIQNSQSPTLVRVHSECLTGDVFGSHRCDCGEQLHEAMRMIAEEGTGAILYLRQEGRGIGLRNKLKAYQLQEQGFDTYEANIELGFAPDERDYHFAADILKSIGATSIRLLTNNPDKVTELQKDGITIVERVPIETFPQKENQAYLKTKKDKFNHYLSV from the coding sequence ATGAGTAATATTACTGAAGCAATAAAGACTTTGAAAAAGGGCGGTCTAATCATTGTAGCTGATGATGAAGATAGAGAATCAGAAGGAGATTTAGTTGGTTTAGCCGAATATGTGACACCTGAGGCGGTTAATTTCATGATTAAATTTGGTCGAGGATTAATATGTGCGCCAATATCTAAGAAGATTGCGCAACACTTATCTTTAGAAGAAATGACAACTCATAATACTGATGCGTTTGGTACAGCTTTTACGATTAGTGTGGATCATAAACATACGAAAACTGGTATTTCAGCATTTGATCGAGCTACTTCCATTAAAGCATTGGCTGATCCTCATTCGAAATCAAGTGATTTTCTTAGACCAGGACATATTTTTCCTTTGATTAGTGTAGATGGTGGAACGCTTATACGTCGAGGACACACCGAAGCTGCAATTGATTTGGCCAAATTAGCTAATAGTATGGAGGCCGCTTATATTTGTGAGATCCTGAAAGAGGACGGGACGATGGCAAGGATGAAAGATCTGACACGTTTATCTAAAGAATGGCAATTACCCTTGATCACTATTGAAGAGTTGGTAAATTTTTTAGAAGAAAGTAGTCATATAACAGTAAATTTACCGACAGATTATGGTGATTTCAAATTGACTATTTATGAAGATGGAGAAAAGCTGGAGCATTTATTGCTAACAAAAGGAGATATTCAAAATAGTCAGTCTCCTACATTAGTCCGTGTTCATTCAGAATGTTTAACTGGTGATGTCTTTGGTTCTCATCGTTGCGATTGTGGTGAACAGTTACATGAAGCAATGAGAATGATTGCAGAAGAGGGGACTGGAGCTATTCTTTATCTTCGCCAAGAAGGTCGTGGAATTGGATTGAGAAATAAGTTAAAAGCTTATCAATTGCAAGAACAAGGGTTTGATACTTATGAAGCAAATATTGAATTGGGCTTTGCTCCGGATGAACGGGATTATCACTTTGCAGCAGACATTTTAAAATCAATTGGTGCAACTTCTATTCGGTTACTTACAAACAATCCTGATAAAGTAACAGAGTTACAAAAAGATGGAATTACGATTGTAGAAAGAGTACCCATTGAAACCTTTCCACAAAAGGAAAACCAAGCCTATTTAAAAACAAAAAAAGATAAGTTCAATCATTATTTATCAGTATAA
- the malX gene encoding maltose/glucose-specific PTS transporter subunit IIBC codes for MQKGKKASWMEIFQGLGKTFMLPVALLAFMGLFLGIGSAFSAESAITAFPFLGAAWLQVMFRFMSTIGGFAFSYLPVMFAMAIPLGLARKEKGVAAFSGFVGYVVIQLSINFYLQETNQLAASEQLREAGQEMVFGIQTLSMGVLGGIIVGLIVYQLHTRFYQFQLPDSFAFFSGTRFVPIITSVTLAIVGVLIPMVWPLFAMLITGIGNLIQRSGAFGPFLFGSGERLLLPFGLHHILVSMIRFTEAGGSQVINGQEVFGALNIFYNELQQGLAISPSATAFLSQGKMPTFMFGLPAAALAMYQTAKLENRAKIKGLLISGVIATFVTGITEPIEFLFLFVSPLLWGFHVLMTGAGFMVMSLLGVTIGNTDGGILDFIIFGVMQGTYTKWWLVLVVGACWFGIYYFTFKTVILRKNLKTPGREEMTAETEYTDEEVTYKGKGTVDARGILAALGGAENITSLDNCITRLRLVVNDGSIVDDDRLKKLGALGVVHLDDTNVQVIIGTKVTTVRNQLDDILSF; via the coding sequence ATGCAAAAAGGGAAGAAAGCAAGTTGGATGGAGATTTTTCAAGGGTTAGGCAAAACGTTCATGTTACCAGTCGCACTGTTAGCTTTCATGGGATTGTTCTTAGGGATTGGGAGTGCGTTCTCCGCTGAATCAGCAATTACTGCTTTTCCATTTTTAGGTGCTGCTTGGTTACAGGTGATGTTTCGCTTTATGTCGACGATTGGTGGCTTTGCTTTTAGCTATTTACCTGTGATGTTTGCCATGGCGATTCCTTTAGGCTTAGCACGTAAAGAAAAAGGCGTGGCTGCTTTTTCTGGGTTTGTTGGATATGTAGTGATTCAATTATCGATCAATTTTTATTTGCAAGAAACGAATCAATTGGCAGCAAGTGAACAATTACGTGAAGCTGGTCAAGAAATGGTTTTTGGTATCCAAACATTATCTATGGGTGTTCTGGGAGGGATCATTGTCGGGCTAATCGTTTATCAGCTCCATACGCGATTTTATCAATTCCAATTACCAGATAGTTTTGCCTTCTTTTCAGGGACACGTTTTGTACCCATCATTACTTCAGTAACTTTAGCAATTGTTGGCGTGTTGATTCCGATGGTTTGGCCACTTTTTGCCATGTTGATCACTGGGATCGGAAATTTGATCCAACGCTCTGGTGCATTTGGCCCGTTCTTATTCGGTTCTGGAGAACGACTCTTATTGCCATTTGGCTTACATCATATTTTAGTATCGATGATCCGGTTTACAGAAGCTGGAGGAAGTCAGGTCATCAATGGGCAAGAAGTCTTTGGCGCACTAAATATTTTTTATAATGAATTGCAACAAGGATTGGCGATTTCACCGAGCGCCACTGCTTTTCTTTCACAAGGGAAAATGCCGACATTCATGTTTGGCCTTCCCGCAGCGGCTTTAGCGATGTATCAAACCGCAAAGCTAGAGAATCGTGCAAAAATCAAGGGATTATTGATTTCAGGTGTGATTGCTACTTTTGTAACAGGAATTACTGAACCAATCGAATTTCTCTTCTTATTTGTCAGTCCTCTCTTATGGGGATTCCATGTGTTGATGACTGGTGCCGGATTTATGGTCATGAGTTTGTTGGGCGTAACGATCGGGAATACCGATGGCGGAATCCTAGATTTTATTATTTTTGGGGTCATGCAAGGCACTTATACTAAATGGTGGTTGGTTTTAGTTGTGGGGGCTTGTTGGTTTGGTATCTATTACTTTACATTTAAAACAGTGATTTTACGCAAAAACTTAAAGACTCCTGGACGTGAAGAAATGACTGCTGAGACAGAATATACAGACGAAGAAGTAACATATAAAGGAAAAGGCACAGTTGATGCACGAGGAATCTTGGCTGCTTTAGGTGGTGCTGAAAATATCACTTCTTTAGATAATTGCATCACACGTCTAAGGTTAGTGGTGAATGACGGATCGATCGTTGATGATGACCGACTGAAAAAATTAGGTGCATTAGGCGTGGTTCATTTGGATGATACGAATGTACAAGTCATTATAGGAACAAAAGTGACGACTGTTAGAAATCAACTGGACGACATCTTGTCGTTCTGA
- the upp gene encoding uracil phosphoribosyltransferase: MGKFQVIDHPLIQHKLTIIRDKNCGTKVFREVVDEIAMLMAYEVSRDMPLEDIVIETPITETTQKTLSGKKVAIIPILRAGIGMVDGILELIPAAKVGHIGLYRDEETLAPHEYFVKLPEDIDARQLFVVDPMLATGGSAIMAIDALKARGASNIKFVCLVAAPEGVKALQEAHPDIDIYTASLDEKLNDKGYIVPGLGDAGDRLFGTK, from the coding sequence CAAAAATTGTGGTACAAAAGTTTTCCGTGAGGTTGTTGATGAAATCGCTATGCTGATGGCATATGAAGTATCACGTGATATGCCACTTGAAGACATTGTCATCGAAACACCAATCACAGAAACAACACAAAAAACATTGTCTGGTAAAAAAGTAGCCATTATCCCAATCTTGCGCGCAGGTATTGGAATGGTTGACGGAATCTTAGAATTGATCCCAGCAGCTAAAGTCGGCCACATCGGATTATACAGAGATGAAGAAACATTGGCACCGCACGAGTATTTCGTTAAATTACCGGAAGATATCGACGCACGTCAATTATTCGTAGTTGATCCAATGTTAGCGACAGGTGGCTCAGCGATCATGGCGATCGATGCTCTGAAAGCACGTGGCGCTTCAAACATTAAATTTGTTTGCCTTGTTGCAGCTCCAGAAGGTGTTAAAGCCTTACAAGAAGCACATCCAGATATTGATATCTATACTGCTTCATTAGATGAAAAATTAAACGACAAAGGCTATATCGTTCCTGGTCTAGGCGATGCTGGCGACCGTTTATTTGGTACTAAATAG
- the ribE gene encoding riboflavin synthase: MFTGLIIEQGTVKEIRRKQQMIQLTFQTSNSVLRDYKIGDSMAVNGVCLTAIEVSSTFFRAEIMPETFKRTTFSTLKVGDRVNLERAVSMTQRFEGHFVSGHIDTVTRLIKKIENQNALVLTFAYPTKYEGEIIPQGSIAINGVSLTVTDTTAASFSVSLIPHSKSLTNLGNLGVGHLVNIETDIVGKYVKAQRKKFERYKEKDLL; the protein is encoded by the coding sequence ATGTTCACAGGATTAATCATTGAACAAGGAACAGTCAAAGAAATTCGACGAAAGCAACAAATGATCCAACTCACTTTTCAAACTTCCAATAGTGTCCTACGTGATTACAAAATTGGAGATAGTATGGCAGTCAATGGGGTATGTTTAACTGCTATTGAGGTTTCAAGTACTTTTTTTAGAGCTGAAATAATGCCTGAAACCTTTAAAAGGACCACTTTCTCCACCTTAAAAGTTGGAGATAGGGTAAATTTAGAACGAGCAGTTTCCATGACACAACGCTTTGAAGGCCATTTTGTTTCGGGACATATTGATACTGTTACAAGATTGATCAAAAAAATAGAGAATCAAAACGCATTAGTTTTGACATTTGCTTACCCAACCAAATATGAAGGTGAAATCATTCCACAAGGATCAATTGCAATTAATGGAGTAAGTTTAACAGTTACGGATACAACAGCAGCAAGCTTTTCAGTTAGTCTGATTCCACATTCCAAATCTTTGACAAATCTAGGGAATTTAGGTGTAGGACATCTTGTGAATATAGAAACGGATATCGTTGGAAAATATGTAAAGGCACAGAGAAAAAAATTTGAGAGGTACAAGGAGAAGGACTTACTATGA
- a CDS encoding MurR/RpiR family transcriptional regulator, translating into MNQFYKRIQYKFSELNQVEKNILDYCLHQSRKVSSMTAEELASETFTSQSTITRMAKKLGFKGFQEFKFALKSYRSLEETSGSTDVSDEFKPLINEILRQFTETLEKIEPKQIDRAVNMIKEAQRIELFAVGQSIPVAVSLNRKLHFLGKNVGHSTDWDELLAVSKQLGEGDLAIFISHSGETLGMLDYAKRLKERNVPLLSFIGQPTSSLEELSTVAFIAEMLTIYHQNIDLSPRVSMDILLDILMIHYAKQVISQNGDSNL; encoded by the coding sequence ATGAATCAGTTTTATAAGAGAATCCAATATAAATTTTCTGAATTAAATCAAGTGGAAAAAAATATCTTAGATTATTGTTTGCATCAATCAAGAAAAGTTTCCTCCATGACAGCCGAAGAATTAGCGAGTGAAACATTTACCAGCCAATCGACTATTACTCGAATGGCAAAAAAGCTTGGCTTTAAAGGATTTCAAGAATTTAAGTTTGCCCTTAAAAGTTACCGGTCATTAGAAGAAACGAGTGGTTCTACTGATGTGTCGGATGAATTCAAACCATTGATCAATGAAATCCTTCGTCAGTTTACAGAGACGTTAGAAAAAATCGAGCCGAAACAAATCGATCGCGCAGTCAATATGATTAAAGAAGCACAACGTATTGAACTGTTTGCTGTAGGGCAAAGTATTCCGGTCGCTGTTTCCCTGAATCGAAAATTGCATTTTCTTGGTAAAAATGTGGGGCATTCAACCGATTGGGACGAATTGCTAGCAGTGAGTAAACAACTAGGAGAAGGAGATCTTGCTATTTTTATTAGTCATAGTGGGGAAACATTAGGAATGCTCGATTATGCTAAACGACTAAAGGAGCGAAATGTTCCTCTGCTGTCTTTTATTGGTCAACCGACAAGTTCTTTAGAAGAATTGTCGACGGTCGCATTTATTGCAGAAATGTTGACGATCTATCATCAGAATATTGATTTGAGTCCAAGAGTTTCAATGGATATCTTGTTAGATATTTTGATGATCCATTATGCGAAACAAGTCATTTCTCAGAATGGAGATTCTAATTTATGA
- the ribE gene encoding 6,7-dimethyl-8-ribityllumazine synthase → MTIYEGNYSTKDLRIGIVVARFNEFINQKLLQGALDNLKRHGVKEEQIDIYWVPGAFEIPFITKKLSKKDSYDGLITLGTVIRGATTHYELVSNEVAKGVAHINLESNIPVMFGVLTTESIEQAIERAGTKAGNKGSEAAQGLMEMISLSQQI, encoded by the coding sequence ATGACGATTTATGAGGGAAATTATTCTACAAAGGATCTTCGAATAGGGATAGTAGTCGCGCGATTTAATGAATTTATCAATCAAAAATTGTTACAAGGAGCGTTGGATAATTTAAAAAGACATGGCGTTAAAGAAGAACAAATTGATATATATTGGGTACCGGGAGCTTTTGAAATTCCTTTTATTACCAAAAAACTCAGCAAAAAGGATAGTTATGATGGGTTGATTACGTTGGGGACAGTGATCAGAGGCGCAACTACTCATTATGAATTAGTTTCCAATGAGGTAGCAAAAGGTGTCGCACATATTAACCTAGAATCCAATATTCCCGTGATGTTCGGTGTATTAACCACAGAATCCATTGAGCAAGCAATTGAAAGAGCAGGTACGAAAGCAGGAAATAAAGGTAGTGAAGCTGCTCAAGGGTTAATGGAGATGATTTCTCTTTCACAACAAATTTAA